Proteins encoded in a region of the Nocardia asteroides genome:
- the dapF gene encoding diaminopimelate epimerase — translation MEFTKGHGTQNDFIVLPDPQADLALTAAQVAALCDRRRGLGADGVLRVARAGALRDAGVLARLPEEVGAADWFMDYRNADGSIAEMCGNGVRVFAHYLTASGLETRDSFVVGSRAGARPVTVHAGNEVTGDVTVGMGRVRELGASTATIAGWALSGIGIDVGNPHLACVDPGMSADALGKLDLSVPPGFDPDLFPHGVNVEIVTALDDAGAVDMRVYERGVGETRSCGTGTVAAAAAALAADGFRIAEDTGRVTVRVPGGELTVGLERGSAWLRGPSVLVATGRVAGSWWDGP, via the coding sequence GCCGCGCAGGTCGCCGCGCTGTGCGATCGCAGACGCGGTCTCGGCGCCGACGGCGTGCTCCGGGTCGCGCGGGCGGGTGCGCTGCGGGACGCCGGAGTGCTCGCGCGGCTTCCGGAGGAGGTCGGCGCCGCCGACTGGTTCATGGACTACCGCAACGCCGACGGCTCGATCGCCGAGATGTGCGGCAACGGCGTGCGTGTGTTCGCCCACTATTTGACCGCCTCGGGACTGGAGACCCGCGACAGTTTCGTCGTCGGCAGCCGTGCCGGGGCGCGCCCGGTCACGGTGCATGCCGGGAACGAGGTCACCGGCGACGTCACTGTCGGTATGGGCCGGGTGCGCGAACTCGGCGCGTCCACCGCGACCATCGCGGGCTGGGCGCTGTCCGGGATCGGCATCGATGTCGGCAATCCGCATCTGGCCTGTGTCGATCCGGGGATGTCCGCCGACGCGCTCGGCAAGCTCGACCTGAGCGTGCCGCCCGGCTTCGATCCGGACCTGTTCCCGCACGGGGTGAACGTCGAGATCGTCACCGCGCTGGACGACGCGGGGGCGGTCGACATGCGGGTCTACGAGCGTGGTGTGGGCGAAACACGTTCCTGCGGAACGGGAACCGTCGCCGCGGCGGCCGCGGCGCTGGCCGCCGACGGCTTCCGGATCGCCGAGGACACCGGCCGGGTGACCGTCCGGGTGCCCGGCGGTGAACTGACCGTCGGGCTCGAGCGCGGCTCGGCGTGGCTGCGCGGACCGTCGGTCCTGGTGGCCACCGGACGCGTCGCCGGATCGTGGTGGGACGGTCCGTGA